Proteins encoded in a region of the Halioglobus maricola genome:
- a CDS encoding MFS transporter — protein sequence MKSFLPLIREEWRLLLFGFTMTFGSSLGQTYFIGLFSGEIRDEIGLSHGEFGGIYSAATLASALLLLKTGSLIDRLDLRQYAYAVAVGLALGCLLMAGTNGVALLFVAILTLRHLGQGLMSMAGSTTMVRYLDRYRGKASAISGIGYSLSEAILPSLVIALMAILGWRLSWIFWGCALLIAVPLITRFMLHEHTERHDKYLASIGTGQGASDGVASRQWTRAEVLRDSAFYLFLPALLAQPLLFTGFMFHQVHLVEAKAWDLTAWASLYIVYALTSTGCKLIAGVVVDRWGAVRMVPLVCLPLGFGLLAIAMTDQFTAAIVFMCLMGISVGFYSTVSSPFYADMYGTLHLGSIKSVTTFTMVFATAVTPVAMGWMIDAGVSINAMALGGLGYTLAASGLAGVAAFRYIGRTHPPFEGKL from the coding sequence ATGAAGTCCTTCCTCCCACTGATCCGCGAAGAGTGGCGCTTGCTGCTCTTCGGCTTCACCATGACGTTTGGTTCCAGCCTTGGACAAACCTATTTTATAGGGCTGTTCAGCGGTGAGATCCGGGACGAAATCGGGTTGAGCCACGGCGAGTTTGGCGGCATCTACTCTGCTGCCACACTCGCAAGCGCATTGCTCCTGCTGAAGACAGGGTCGCTGATAGATCGCCTGGACCTTCGCCAATACGCCTACGCGGTCGCCGTTGGCCTTGCGTTGGGATGCCTGTTGATGGCCGGGACGAATGGCGTTGCGCTGCTCTTTGTGGCCATTCTGACCCTGCGTCACCTCGGCCAGGGCCTGATGAGTATGGCGGGGTCCACCACCATGGTGCGCTACCTGGATCGCTACCGGGGCAAAGCCAGCGCGATCAGTGGCATAGGCTATTCCCTGTCTGAGGCCATACTCCCCTCGCTGGTTATCGCGCTCATGGCGATCCTCGGCTGGCGGCTCTCGTGGATATTCTGGGGTTGTGCTCTGTTAATTGCCGTACCCCTCATCACCCGTTTCATGTTGCATGAGCACACCGAACGACACGACAAGTACCTCGCGTCGATCGGCACCGGGCAAGGCGCCAGCGACGGAGTCGCCAGCCGCCAGTGGACCCGGGCAGAAGTGTTGCGCGATAGCGCCTTCTACCTGTTCCTTCCTGCACTGCTGGCCCAGCCGCTGCTTTTCACAGGGTTTATGTTCCACCAGGTTCACCTTGTTGAGGCGAAAGCGTGGGACCTCACAGCATGGGCAAGCTTGTATATTGTTTACGCCCTGACCTCCACCGGATGTAAGCTCATTGCCGGCGTTGTGGTTGACCGCTGGGGCGCCGTGCGAATGGTGCCGCTGGTCTGTCTTCCTTTGGGATTTGGTCTTCTGGCAATCGCCATGACCGACCAATTTACTGCTGCCATCGTCTTCATGTGCCTGATGGGAATCAGTGTAGGCTTCTACTCCACTGTGTCTTCACCCTTCTATGCCGACATGTACGGCACCCTGCATTTGGGGTCAATCAAGTCCGTCACCACCTTTACCATGGTTTTCGCCACGGCTGTCACACCAGTAGCCATGGGCTGGATGATCGATGCCGGTGTTTCCATAAACGCCATGGCACTTGGCGGCCTCGGCTATACCCTGGCAGCGAGTGGGCTGGCGGGGGTTGCCGCGTTCCGCTACATTGGGAGAACCCACCCGCCGTTTGAGGGCAAGTTGTGA
- a CDS encoding aromatic ring-hydroxylating oxygenase subunit alpha: MLINLWYVAEWSHAVTDKPVKVQMLGRKFVLFRDTRGKVNCLSDICLHRGGSLSGGWTKGDCVACPYHGWRFSGEGKVEHIPSEGEDFNIPDKARIDAYPTEERYGMIWVFLGDQPEEERFPIPELPEYGDDNWKLISDEWTWKAEAARVVENGIDIAHASFVHPIFGMEATAQENQIVKVEKGEHWGYSENVQYPPQMKENFLRRRIRKDRQPTVTKPEWNLSGMLVRIQIDLNEKMSLIMFDANTPIDEHTTRTFALQFRNFFKQNIFDKGSRKRLRKILAEDTAIVEAASPNYLPDSLANELSVKDDKFMSSFRSARRKLIEEKGWKIDSEAAEKFDGRKALVIPSPLRRERDDLDWVIDTVPLIDPIRKPAQATGT, translated from the coding sequence GTGTTGATCAACCTGTGGTACGTGGCCGAGTGGTCGCACGCGGTTACCGATAAACCCGTTAAAGTACAAATGCTCGGGCGCAAGTTCGTTCTGTTCCGTGACACCAGGGGCAAGGTCAATTGCCTCAGCGATATCTGCCTGCACCGCGGTGGCTCCCTGAGCGGCGGCTGGACCAAAGGCGACTGTGTTGCCTGCCCCTACCACGGCTGGCGTTTCAGTGGCGAGGGCAAGGTTGAACACATCCCGTCGGAAGGTGAGGATTTCAACATTCCCGATAAGGCACGCATTGATGCCTACCCAACCGAAGAGCGCTACGGCATGATCTGGGTGTTCCTGGGCGACCAGCCGGAAGAAGAGCGCTTCCCCATTCCTGAACTCCCGGAGTACGGCGACGACAACTGGAAGCTCATTTCTGATGAGTGGACCTGGAAAGCAGAGGCCGCCCGGGTCGTTGAGAACGGCATTGATATTGCCCACGCATCCTTCGTGCACCCTATCTTCGGCATGGAGGCCACCGCCCAGGAAAATCAGATTGTCAAAGTTGAGAAGGGAGAGCACTGGGGCTATTCAGAGAACGTGCAGTACCCGCCGCAAATGAAGGAGAATTTCCTGCGCAGGCGAATCCGCAAGGACAGACAACCCACGGTCACCAAGCCGGAGTGGAATCTGTCCGGCATGCTGGTGCGAATACAGATCGACCTCAACGAAAAGATGTCGCTGATCATGTTCGACGCCAACACCCCTATTGACGAACACACCACCCGCACCTTTGCATTGCAGTTTCGCAATTTCTTCAAACAGAACATATTCGACAAAGGCTCTCGCAAACGCCTTCGCAAAATTCTCGCCGAAGACACCGCCATTGTAGAAGCCGCCTCACCGAACTACCTGCCGGACAGCTTGGCCAACGAACTCTCGGTCAAGGACGACAAATTCATGTCCAGTTTCCGCTCTGCCCGTCGCAAACTGATCGAAGAAAAGGGCTGGAAAATCGACAGCGAGGCGGCAGAGAAATTCGACGGCCGCAAGGCGCTGGTGATTCCCTCGCCGTTGCGACGCGAGCGCGACGACCTGGACTGGGTAATAGACACCGTGCCGCTTATCGATCCCATCCGCAAACCGGCGCAAGCTACCGGCACCTGA